The Branchiostoma floridae strain S238N-H82 chromosome 17, Bfl_VNyyK, whole genome shotgun sequence genome has a window encoding:
- the LOC118404834 gene encoding uncharacterized protein LOC118404834, translating to MTSSSVGLCAWDDVIGFSAGSSQCGVYSVSPCVLNAAPKPKGVMTGAGEDSPASGGTLETAGCVSQLAKVPVDKTKMTSYKEYIIELPNQGTALLHHLNEQRLNGKFCDITVMIHGRKFPAHRAVLSASSGYFHAMLDIDNDRHTIIVQDISAGAFQDLLDFMYSAKLRVSACSIVEIILTASYLQMVDVVSACSYIIRPVFGSNLPIGHFPHAGFANGTVEAAAHGCDCSKSGSPSLPTPHHPEIRIQPHVLAKAPEAFQEKVDSLEVLEKLRLEQKYHGAAKDQGSDDDKKSPLPVDIHEVYNQGGKKNKITMIHIPGMEQGGMHSFHGMPHLVPPGLRIREADSHFPAHDILQGRPDGPEGILDLRIRPKRSGEMPDGRSSPEEVRVWSAPSSFNTEKGPILKMTLDRNSQDWKNMGMAEKIAAQYHTSVPTPPMSDKEKERGDESEEIKSDLPERKDVPGTSERNKAKIVRQKSLDVPEKDNTDSEKAQEVVPPKGKWGWKAKRQESEESSVHPKKRICLDWDARSRHSSTSDTLSRQSSFDLDDGATSVKSEKDAYGRDKNCMAEKYEVPVPKKREEALPQVDKEAVIPDPPRSPNEDMKIKQEQKVVEKAQPKVSIPNGVDLNKMEDLRQHSPPGGYVPPHMNGCPPHMNGAPMYNPNGIPPGYQEYAERQNSMAAAFPNLPPTGMMPFSAFLASRAAGVLTPHPNGAAAIEDVPYNYPPDMMRGAVEKEAPPGWRGPGFVPWAGKRGRGRGRRGRGMQCRTYAEKMMHLRANAELDEVYGVTEGFPSLLGNKEHSKSLGSPARFMNGNLSDSDSSKDGSEGKVPKNRASPSGSTDGVTSLSSELTRKRRKYTTEFKWEVNQKLTADGIDIASLSAETILSSGEDRPRQRPWKRVQLPCPICGARFPKVEQLQEHLVEHKGDKYSLYLSNWM from the coding sequence ACAAAAATGACATCGTACAAGGAGTACATCATTGAGCTGCCCAATCAGGGCACGGCTCTCCTTCACCACCTAAACGAGCAGCGCCTCAACGGGAAGTTCTGCGATATCACCGTGATGATCCACGGCCGCAAGTTCCCGGCGCATCGCGCGGTGCTGTCTGCGTCCAGCGGCTACTTTCACGCCATGCTGGACATCGATAATGACCGCCACACCATCATCGTACAGGACATCTCAGCCGGAGCATTCCAGGACCTGTTAGACTTTATGTACTCGGCGAAACTCCGCGTGTCGGCATGCAGTATTGTTGAGATCATCCTCACCGCCAGTTACCTGCAGATGGTGGACGTCGTGAGTGCGTGCTCGTACATCATCCGTCCTGTCTTCGGCAGCAACCTCCCGATCGGGCACTTCCCGCATGCGGGGTTCGCGAACGGAACGGTGGAGGCGGCCGCTCACGGTTGCGACTGCAGCAAATCCGGGAGCCCTTCCCTCCCCACGCCCCACCATCCCGAGATTCGCATCCAGCCTCACGTTTTGGCCAAAGCTCCGGAAGCATTCCAGGAAAAGGTGGATTCCCTGGAAGTTCTGGAGAAACTGCGACTGGAACAGAAGTATCACGGTGCAGCAAAGGACCAGGGGTCTGATGACGACAAGAAGTCGCCCCTGCCGGTAGACATCCACGAAGTGTACAACCAGGGcgggaagaaaaacaaaatcaccATGATCCACATTCCTGGCATGGAGCAGGGCGGGATGCATTCATTCCACGGCATGCCGCACTTAGTCCCACCGGGTCTTCGCATTCGCGAGGCGGACAGCCACTTCCCGGCCCACGACATCTTACAGGGGAGGCCGGACGGCCCAGAAGGCATACTCGATCTGCGCATCAGGCCGAAACGAAGCGGAGAAATGCCCGACGGGAGAAGTAGCCCGGAGGAAGTCCGAGTCTGGAGCGCCCCAAGCTCCTTCAACACCGAGAAAGGCCCCATCTTGAAAATGACTTTGGACAGAAACAGCCAAGATTGGAAAAACATGGGCATGGCAGAGAAGATTGCTGCACAGTATCATACCTCTGTCCCTACTCCTCCTATGTCAGATAAGGAAAAGGAGAGAGGGGATGAGTCAGAAGAGATAAAGAGTGACCTCCCGGAAAGAAAGGATGTTCCAGGGACCAGCGAGCGCAATAAAGCCAAGATCGTCCGCCAAAAAAGTCTGGACGTGCCTGAGAAAGACAACACAGACAGCGAAAAGGCACAGGAAGTCGTGCCCCCCAAAGGGAAGTGGGGATGGAAAGCAAAAAGACAGGAGAGCGAAGAGAGTTCTGTACATCCGAAAAAGCGAATCTGCTTGGACTGGGATGCCCGTAGCAGGCACAGTAGCACAAGCGACACCCTGTCGCGACAGAGTTCGTTTGATCTCGATGACGGCGCCACCAGTGTCAAGTCAGAAAAGGATGCATACGGTCGCGACAAGAACTGCATGGCTGAAAAGTACGAAGTCCCAGTGCCCAAGAAGAGGGAAGAAGCTCTTCCCCAAGTTGATAAAGAAGCCGTTATCCCAGATCCCCCAAGATCTCCCAATGAGGACATGAAAATCAAACAGGAGCAGAAAGTAGTGGAGAAGGCACAGCCCAAAGTGTCAATCCCAAACGGTGTTGATCTCAACAAGATGGAAGACCTGCGACAACATTCCCCACCGGGCGGCTACGTACCTCCGCACATGAACGGCTGTCCTCCTCACATGAATGGCGCTCCCATGTACAACCCAAACGGCATCCCGCCCGGGTATCAAGAGTATGCGGAGAGGCAGAATAGCATGGCTGCTGCTTTCCCAAACTTGCCCCCGACCGGCATGATGCCTTTCTCCGCATTCCTGGCCTCGCGTGCCGCTGGCGTGCTGACACCGCATCCCAACGGAGCCGCCGCCATCGAAGACGTCCCCTACAACTACCCCCCTGACATGATGAGAGGGGCAGTTGAGAAGGAAGCGCCACCTGGATGGAGGGGTCCGGGGTTCGTACCCTGGGCCGGGAAGAGAGGAAGAGGGCGCGGCCGCCGAGGGCGCGGCATGCAGTGCCGCACGTACGCCGAGAAGATGATGCATCTACGCGCCAACGCGGAACTAGACGAGGTGTACGGCGTAACGGAGGGTTTCCCGTCGTTGTTGGGAAACAAGGAACATTCCAAATCCTTGGGCAGCCCAGCCAGGTTCATGAACGGTAACCTGTCGGATTCGGACTCGTCCAAGGATGGTTCAGAGGGCAAAGTGCCAAAGAACCGCGCGTCGCCGAGCGGCAGCACCGACGGAGTCACGTCGCTGTCTTCGGAGTTGACGCGGAAGCGGCGCAAGTACACCACAGAGTTCAAGTGGGAGGTGAACCAGAAGCTGACGGCGGACGGAATAGACATTGCGAGTTTGTCAGCGGAGACCATCCTGTCGAGCGGGGAGGACCGCCCGCGGCAGCGCCCGTGGAAGCGGGTGCAGCTCCCGTGCCCGATCTGCGGCGCGAGATTCCCCAAAGTCGAGCAGCTCCAGGAACATCTGGTGGAGCACAAGGGGGACAAGTACAGTCTGTATTTGTCGAATTGGATGTGA
- the LOC118404839 gene encoding carboxypeptidase B-like produces MCLKLILISASILSVVAPSSVHERDEVLRIFPRNAEDVRFLTTMDEEQGLSLDFWKFPSGPDNIADVHVQKAHLPLVKDALKRQGIPFNVLVDDVGEALHQHMRTNRMSRALSRMRRDENFDFSVYHTYKEITDHMRHLATNYPDIASIMSVAGTYEGRSIMTIKLGKPFSNGTVKPAFWIDGAIHSREWIVPATIIYAVDRLVRQYGSDPTVTRILDGLDLYVTPVFNVDGYVYTWQSDDTRLWRKNRAPQAGPCVGVDMNRNWDSHWSEGGSSHDPCNWAYHGTAPFSEQETREISTFIWENRRDIRAYIAFHSYSQVWMAPWGHSYNRPPGDAGAQDALGRLAVETIKSVHGVDYVAGRAMETLYQVSGDSQDWTYDKAGIKYSYIAELRDTGRYAFLLPPDQILPTAEEIFPSILTVGEWILDHY; encoded by the exons ATGTGTTTGAAATTGATCCTAATATCGGCGTCAATATTATCGGTGGTTGCACCATCTTCAGTCCATGAAAG GGACGAAGTTTTGCGAATATTCCCGAGGAATGCCGAAGATGTACGATTTCTAACGACGATGGATGAGGAGCAGGGACTATCG CTTGATTTCTGGAAGTTTCCTTCCGGACCAGACAACATCGCTGACGTACACGTACAGAAGGCGCATCTCCCACTTGTTAAAG ATGCACTCAAACGACAAGGAATCCCGTTCAACGTCTTGGTGGATGACGTCGGAGAAGCTCTCCATCAGCACATGCGCACTAACCGGATGTCCAGGGCACTGTCGCGCATGCGCAGAGACGAGAACTTCGACTTCAGTGTCTACCACACATATAAGGAG ATCACAGACCACATGCGCCACCTAGCGACCAACTACCCTGACATAGCCTCTATCATGAGTGTAGCAGGCACGTACGAGGGCCGTTCTATCATGACCATCAAGCTGGGCAAACCGTTCTCTAACGGCACCGTGAAGCCTGCCTTCTGGATAGACGGGGCTATCCACAGTAGAGAGTGGATAGTGCCAGCTACTATCATCTATGCTGTAGATAGG CTTGTTCGTCAGTACGGTTCTGACCCGACTGTAACACGAATCCTTGACGGACTTGACCTATACGTGACCCCTGTCTTCAACGTCGACGGTTACGTCTACACCTGGCAGTCCGATGAC ACCCGGCTGTGGCGCAAGAACCGCGCCCCTCAGGCGGGCCCATGTGTCGGGGTGGACATGAACAGGAACTGGGACAGTCACTGGTCAG AGGGTGGGTCCAGTCACGACCCTTGTAATTGGGCGTACCATGGTACGGCGCCGTTCTCCGAGCAGGAAACGCGGGAAATCTCGACCTTTATCTGGGAGAACCGGCGGGACATCCGGGCGTACATCGCGTTCCACTCCTACTCCCAGGTGTGGATGGCTCCCTGGGGGCACTCCTATAACAGACCGCCAGGGGACGCTGGCGCACAG GATGCGCTGGGACGGTTGGCTGTAGAGACAATCAAGTCTGTTCATGGTGTCGACTACGTCGCCGGAAGAGCCATGGAGACATTGT ACCAAGTGTCGGGGGATTCTCAAGACTGGACCTACGACAAGGCCGGGATCAAGTACTCGTACATCGCGGAGCTGCGCGACACCGGGCGGTACGCCTTCCTCCTGCCGCCCGACCAGATCCTACCCACGGCCGAGGAAATCTTCCCCTCCATCCTGACGGTCGGGGAGTGGATCCTAGATCACTACTAA